In Spiroplasma litorale, a single genomic region encodes these proteins:
- a CDS encoding IS3 family transposase, translated as MAKQWTKNEKLNIINESKKIGILNAALKFDISTSTIKRWKSEVKVKGEGALEWGSGTQAKGNIKKFKSHDWIFKEPDDMSIEELREALKLERALKKHLAKTTKEKYFAIFNVKRMFSLKLSCLYLKVSRYGYLKWLKNGKPKYKNYNRILAIKIRCLFYLFKKRYGYNMITLFLNKYFKERLNPWVVYRYMKIMSLKAVKKKKVPNYDKSGPLRFENLLNRNFKSKNINEKWVTDVTYIKTINGNVYLSVIKDLFNSEIIDWKLSVSPNNKLCHTNLISAIKKRGAPKIIHSDQGSPYTNETWERLCKTNNINISMSRRGNSPDNGACESFFGTFKNECIYTYKVKELHHSNIYKIISDYIEFYNYVRPSLKHKKTPYEIRMEKVSF; from the coding sequence ATGGCAAAACAATGAACAAAAAATGAAAAACTTAATATAATTAATGAATCAAAAAAAATTGGTATTTTAAATGCGGCATTAAAGTTTGATATTAGTACTAGCACAATTAAAAGATGAAAATCAGAGGTAAAAGTTAAAGGTGAAGGCGCTCTTGAATGAGGTAGCGGAACACAAGCAAAAGGAAATATCAAAAAATTTAAATCTCATGATTGAATTTTTAAAGAACCTGATGATATGAGCATTGAAGAATTAAGAGAGGCTTTGAAACTGGAACGAGCTTTAAAAAAGCATTTGGCGAAGACAACTAAGGAAAAGTACTTCGCCATTTTTAATGTTAAAAGAATGTTTTCTTTGAAATTATCTTGTTTATATTTAAAAGTTTCAAGGTATGGATATTTAAAATGACTTAAAAACGGAAAACCAAAGTATAAAAATTATAATAGAATTTTAGCAATTAAGATAAGATGCCTTTTTTACTTGTTTAAAAAAAGATATGGTTATAATATGATAACTTTATTTTTAAACAAATACTTTAAAGAAAGATTAAACCCTTGAGTTGTTTATAGATATATGAAAATAATGAGTTTAAAAGCAGTGAAGAAAAAGAAAGTTCCAAACTATGATAAATCAGGTCCATTAAGATTTGAAAATCTACTAAATAGAAACTTTAAATCTAAAAATATAAATGAAAAATGAGTAACAGATGTAACTTATATAAAAACTATTAATGGAAACGTATATCTATCTGTTATAAAGGATTTGTTTAATTCAGAAATTATTGATTGAAAGTTATCGGTTAGTCCTAATAATAAATTATGTCATACAAATTTAATAAGCGCCATTAAAAAAAGAGGTGCACCAAAGATAATCCACTCAGATCAAGGATCACCATATACAAATGAAACTTGAGAAAGATTATGTAAAACTAATAATATAAATATTTCTATGTCACGAAGAGGAAATTCACCAGATAATGGTGCCTGTGAGTCTTTTTTTGGAACTTTTAAAAATGAATGTATATATACATATAAAGTAAAAGAACTACATCATTCAAATATTTATAAAATTATCTCAGACTATATAGAGTTTTATAATTATGTTAGACCTTCATTAAAACATAAAAAAACTCCATACGAAATTCGTATGGAGAAAGTATCTTTTTAA
- a CDS encoding lipoprotein encodes MKKLLSIFAATGLVATTGATVVSCGNKDEEVKNLTLVEGKTDADIINYLTDKDKTSILKNDSSENSNEWKPLEIEDKKLSVDYDDLDTNKFDFEEIYTIGKVTGSLVEVFDSTNETLLGSLGSFFNESKTLVNENDNNDGKKDVSNIKFYCFTVKGSKGSSTFDLRVISITGSFNIKENKYTATPVVKNEFIKTITIS; translated from the coding sequence ATGAAAAAATTACTTAGTATATTTGCAGCTACTGGATTAGTAGCAACTACTGGAGCAACAGTAGTATCGTGCGGGAATAAAGACGAGGAAGTTAAAAATTTAACATTGGTTGAAGGAAAAACTGATGCTGATATTATAAATTATTTAACAGATAAAGATAAAACATCAATATTAAAAAATGATAGTAGTGAAAATAGTAATGAATGAAAGCCGCTTGAAATTGAAGATAAAAAATTAAGTGTTGATTATGACGACCTTGATACAAATAAATTTGATTTTGAAGAAATTTATACTATCGGTAAAGTTACTGGGTCATTAGTCGAAGTCTTCGATTCCACTAATGAAACTTTGCTTGGGTCATTAGGAAGTTTTTTTAACGAATCTAAAACATTGGTAAATGAAAATGATAATAATGATGGTAAAAAAGATGTGTCAAATATTAAGTTTTATTGTTTTACAGTTAAAGGTTCTAAAGGAAGTAGCACTTTTGATTTAAGAGTGATTTCAATTACAGGTAGTTTTAATATTAAAGAAAACAAATACACAGCTACTCCAGTTGTTAAAAATGAATTTATAAAGACTATTACAATATCTTAA
- a CDS encoding polysaccharide deacetylase family protein has product MHSNKKVCMLTFDDGPSTENDNEILNILEKYKVPGTFFYVGKNIEDNINNLKPLFNRILENGSYIGNHTFTHNKYVLKTNSLVNEINKTNELIISVSNELNNEYIPLRMPYLQFYSGIDSALSKLNQDNFIGGYLSGDWVYDKYGKEEIIKNI; this is encoded by the coding sequence ATGCACTCAAATAAAAAAGTATGTATGTTAACTTTTGACGATGGACCTTCAACTGAAAATGATAATGAGATTTTAAATATTTTAGAAAAATATAAAGTACCTGGAACATTCTTTTATGTTGGTAAAAATATTGAAGATAATATTAATAACTTAAAACCACTATTTAACAGAATACTTGAAAATGGTTCTTATATAGGAAATCATACATTTACTCATAACAAATATGTTTTAAAGACAAATTCACTAGTTAATGAAATTAATAAAACAAATGAATTAATAATATCTGTTTCAAATGAATTAAATAATGAATACATACCCTTAAGAATGCCTTATTTACAGTTTTACTCAGGAATTGATAGTGCTTTATCAAAGCTAAATCAAGATAATTTTATTGGCGGTTATTTAAGTGGCGATTGAGTATATGATAAATACGGAAAAGAAGAAATTATTAAAAATATATAA
- a CDS encoding lipoprotein, translated as MKKILGLLATVSLVTTTSAGVISCGDSKEKDTPSTNTKKNLSELSVKQLGEWKGVGDSPTNDEIVKQINEKNKDYNLTSSDVDITTSSLNDLKKGAKLTAKSTSTKFTGSVEVTYTYSKSESAPAPEIQDIADINGYVGENSSTVQLFNLQYKTTVTVKNFKKDTKISTTSSNEEVILVDSYRYTDNGTGVFELNFYPKDWRNPKSGTSKITFKYGNYSSKEFNVNISDKKRTELSIKSDFMDYDGTDIDLNNTDSMPSKEQIYKTIATVNQSVKISENETKKFDEIFKIDDLDFYIKSYNYDDEEEKFIMNVLPLTKLNNQYTFKYFENSAMLRILNPKKNGRKCFNL; from the coding sequence ATGAAAAAAATATTAGGATTATTAGCAACTGTTTCACTTGTTACAACAACAAGTGCTGGTGTTATATCATGTGGTGATAGTAAAGAAAAAGATACACCATCAACAAATACTAAAAAAAATTTATCTGAATTAAGTGTTAAACAATTAGGAGAATGAAAAGGTGTTGGAGATAGTCCTACAAATGATGAGATTGTGAAACAAATTAATGAAAAAAATAAAGATTACAATCTAACTTCATCTGATGTTGATATAACCACATCATCATTAAATGATCTTAAAAAAGGTGCAAAATTAACTGCTAAAAGCACTTCAACTAAATTTACAGGAAGTGTTGAAGTTACTTATACTTATTCAAAAAGTGAATCAGCGCCAGCTCCAGAAATACAAGATATAGCTGATATAAATGGTTATGTTGGTGAAAATTCATCGACCGTTCAATTATTTAATCTACAATACAAAACAACAGTTACAGTAAAAAATTTTAAAAAAGATACTAAAATTTCAACAACTTCAAGTAATGAAGAGGTTATTTTAGTTGACTCATATAGGTATACAGATAATGGAACTGGAGTTTTTGAATTAAACTTTTATCCTAAGGATTGAAGAAATCCAAAATCAGGAACTTCAAAGATAACTTTTAAATATGGAAATTATTCAAGTAAAGAATTCAATGTAAATATAAGTGATAAAAAAAGAACAGAACTTAGCATCAAAAGTGATTTTATGGATTATGATGGTACTGATATTGATTTAAATAATACCGATAGTATGCCTTCAAAAGAACAAATCTATAAAACAATAGCAACTGTTAATCAGAGTGTAAAAATATCAGAAAACGAAACTAAAAAGTTTGATGAAATATTTAAGATTGATGATTTAGATTTTTATATTAAATCTTACAATTACGATGATGAAGAAGAAAAATTTATTATGAATGTGCTACCTCTAACTAAGTTAAATAATCAATATACTTTTAAGTATTTTGAAAACTCTGCAATGCTAAGAATTTTAAACCCTAAAAAAAATGGACGTAAATGCTTTAACTTATAA
- a CDS encoding lipoprotein: MKKLLSILAATGIVATTGITVISCGTSEEKTIINNIDDITLKVEESKTIEVTVINPIDDASISVISSDTTIVTGKSSLEKDTKKEGKFNVIVTALKEGTAKLTVKYGDAAKDFTVKVTSNGETPQKEDLNNVIKVKDLGVYEGVGDLPTIDEVLKQVNTKNSDLNLSSDDVEFDGNPTASQAKLKAKTTSTNYTGNATLTQTYSKTKATTIGAVGDKEIQMGEKIDPISVTVANSKS, translated from the coding sequence ATGAAAAAATTATTAAGTATTTTAGCTGCAACAGGGATCGTTGCAACAACAGGCATTACTGTCATTTCATGTGGGACTAGTGAAGAAAAAACTATTATCAACAATATTGATGATATAACATTAAAAGTTGAGGAATCAAAAACTATTGAAGTAACAGTTATAAATCCAATTGATGATGCTTCAATTAGCGTTATTTCAAGTGATACTACAATCGTTACAGGAAAATCATCTCTTGAAAAAGACACAAAAAAAGAAGGAAAATTTAATGTTATTGTAACAGCTTTAAAAGAAGGAACAGCAAAATTAACTGTTAAATATGGGGATGCTGCAAAAGATTTTACAGTTAAAGTTACATCAAATGGTGAAACACCACAAAAAGAAGATTTAAATAATGTAATTAAAGTTAAGGATTTAGGAGTATATGAAGGGGTTGGCGACTTACCAACAATTGATGAAGTTTTAAAACAAGTTAATACAAAAAACTCTGATCTTAACTTATCATCAGATGATGTTGAATTTGACGGTAATCCAACTGCTAGTCAAGCTAAATTAAAAGCAAAAACAACATCAACTAATTATACTGGTAATGCTACTTTAACACAAACATATAGTAAAACAAAAGCAACTACAATTGGGGCTGTTGGGGACAAAGAAATCCAAATGGGTGAAAAAATAGACCCAATAAGTGTAACTGTTGCTAACTCAAAAAGTTAA
- a CDS encoding lipoprotein, whose product MKKLLSMLAATGLVATSSATVISCGDDAKADESTVINKIGDVSLEVGATKTVAVTVKNPVTGAAISVSSSDATIAKGESSLAQDANKEGKFNVIVTALKEGTAKLTVKYGDAKQEFTVKVTSNGETPQKEDLNNVIKVKDLGVYEGVGDLPTIDEVLKQVNTKNSNLILSSTDVEFDGNPTASQVKLKAKTTSTNYTGNVTLTQTYSKTKETTIGTVGDKEIQIGENIDPISVTVANSKGENTLTATSSTQEIVKVQVAPSSTKEEAKFTLNLEAVKAGEATITLKYTGAKDVTFKVTVLEAKKDLNTIGKDLSPKLNKEEDAKTAATEAITKFSAGAKLNTDYTFDQFKAATPEAAGSLKVNSVSTSKLLKSSAIFTLKYVETRTDLANPEIVKDLGTINGKETAATLDMVIKIFNEKNSKYKITKDDVDLLTSNATGGTIKAKSTSENYYGEINLTFKYFSNYIEIGNDGANNTSYDADTNTMNVSYVKEGTISFRTNAKGTFDNEVKLIKSNQQM is encoded by the coding sequence ATGAAAAAATTATTAAGTATGTTAGCTGCAACTGGATTAGTTGCAACATCAAGTGCTACTGTAATCTCATGTGGAGATGACGCTAAGGCTGATGAAAGTACTGTTATTAATAAAATTGGAGATGTATCATTAGAAGTTGGAGCTACAAAAACTGTAGCAGTAACAGTTAAAAATCCAGTTACAGGAGCTGCAATTAGTGTTAGTTCAAGTGATGCAACAATTGCTAAAGGAGAATCTTCTTTAGCACAAGATGCAAATAAAGAAGGAAAATTTAATGTTATTGTAACTGCTTTAAAAGAAGGGACAGCAAAATTAACTGTTAAATATGGGGATGCTAAACAAGAATTTACAGTTAAAGTTACATCAAATGGTGAAACACCACAAAAAGAAGATTTAAATAATGTAATTAAAGTTAAGGATTTAGGAGTATATGAAGGGGTTGGCGACTTACCAACAATTGATGAAGTTTTAAAACAAGTTAATACAAAAAACTCAAATCTTATTTTATCATCAACTGATGTTGAATTTGATGGTAATCCAACTGCTAGTCAAGTTAAATTAAAAGCAAAAACAACATCAACTAATTATACTGGTAATGTTACTTTAACACAAACATATAGCAAAACAAAAGAAACTACAATTGGTACTGTTGGGGACAAAGAAATCCAAATAGGTGAAAACATAGACCCAATAAGTGTAACTGTTGCTAATTCAAAAGGTGAAAATACTTTAACAGCAACTTCATCAACACAAGAAATTGTTAAAGTTCAAGTTGCTCCATCTTCTACTAAAGAAGAAGCTAAATTTACATTAAATTTAGAAGCAGTTAAAGCAGGAGAAGCAACAATCACTCTTAAATATACTGGTGCTAAAGATGTTACTTTTAAAGTAACTGTATTAGAAGCTAAAAAAGATTTGAATACAATTGGAAAAGATTTATCTCCAAAATTAAATAAAGAAGAAGATGCAAAAACTGCTGCAACTGAAGCAATTACAAAATTCTCAGCAGGTGCAAAACTAAATACTGATTATACATTTGATCAATTTAAAGCAGCAACTCCAGAAGCTGCAGGTTCATTAAAAGTTAATTCAGTTTCTACAAGTAAATTATTAAAAAGTAGTGCAATATTTACATTAAAATATGTTGAAACAAGAACGGATTTGGCTAACCCAGAAATAGTAAAGGATTTAGGTACTATTAATGGGAAAGAAACTGCTGCTACCTTAGATATGGTTATAAAAATATTTAATGAAAAAAATAGTAAATATAAAATTACTAAGGACGATGTTGATTTGCTAACTTCAAATGCAACAGGAGGAACAATAAAAGCTAAAAGTACATCTGAAAATTATTATGGTGAAATCAATTTAACTTTTAAATATTTTTCAAATTATATTGAAATAGGAAATGATGGTGCTAATAACACAAGTTATGATGCAGACACAAATACAATGAATGTATCATATGTAAAAGAAGGTACAATTTCATTTAGAACAAATGCAAAAGGTACATTTGATAATGAAGTGAAGCTAATAAAATCAAACCAACAGATGTAA
- a CDS encoding glucosamine-6-phosphate deaminase, with protein sequence MKKIIAKDYEDMSQQAAKFMIDFIKNNYSSSKINIAITAGKTPIRMYEILSEKYKDILQNNKIKYFNFDELPYKNDLSKGLVSEELNNIFLNKININLESFYHLNALNYKNHDKYIESIGGIDLVVLGLGEDGHFCGNLPGVTTFDDWTVSVNLNKKDAINFYKNEEDIPNFYITMGPRSIMSVKNILLIVNGKHKQKAVENLLKLELDRNFPASILMLHPNLTLIIDDDADIK encoded by the coding sequence ATGAAAAAAATAATTGCTAAAGATTATGAAGATATGAGTCAACAAGCAGCAAAATTTATGATTGATTTTATTAAAAATAATTATAGTTCTTCAAAAATAAATATTGCTATTACAGCTGGTAAAACACCAATTAGAATGTATGAAATATTATCTGAAAAATACAAAGATATATTACAAAATAACAAAATTAAATATTTTAACTTTGATGAATTACCATATAAAAATGATTTATCTAAAGGTCTTGTTAGTGAAGAGTTAAATAATATTTTTTTAAATAAAATAAATATAAATCTAGAATCTTTTTATCATTTAAATGCATTAAACTATAAAAATCATGACAAATACATTGAGTCAATTGGTGGAATTGATTTGGTAGTATTAGGTTTAGGAGAAGATGGACATTTTTGTGGAAATCTACCAGGAGTGACAACATTTGATGATTGAACTGTTTCTGTGAATTTAAATAAAAAAGATGCTATAAATTTTTATAAAAACGAAGAAGATATTCCTAATTTTTATATAACAATGGGGCCAAGAAGTATAATGAGTGTAAAAAACATATTATTAATTGTAAATGGTAAACATAAACAAAAAGCAGTTGAAAACTTGTTAAAACTAGAATTAGATCGTAATTTTCCAGCTTCAATATTAATGTTACACCCAAATTTAACTTTAATAATAGACGATGATGCAGATATCAAATAA
- a CDS encoding glycoside hydrolase family 1 protein, whose amino-acid sequence MKFERKDFLWGGATAAAQVEGAYDVDGKSLTISEMRPYQSKLDRKKLEDSLKTLTRKSLVDSIENKEGLHYPKRYGIDHYNRYKEDLKLFKEANMNIYRLSIAWSRIFPNGDEKEPNKKGLEFYKNLLTECKKNNLKVMVTINHFDLPWPIIDKYKGWINRDVIDMFIKYCKTLFNEYMDLVDYWLPINEINIGVVAPELGTGILKEDYKSESEYIQAKYQALHHQFIACSKIFEIGRKMNKDIKFGCMVANVTTYPSDCNPINQRENQRFQQLSRFFFYDVMARGEYPSYIWRYFKENNVNLIISEEEKKLLKNNTLDFITFSYYMTGTTSKESVEKSNGNLMSVGKNPFLKETEWGWQIDPVGLRITLNQLWDRYQLPLFISENGIGVVETLNKNNTVEDDYRIEYLSKHIEQINEAIKDGVDVFGYTMWTPIDVVSATTNEMSKRYGLIYVDYDDYHNGSGNRYLKKSYHWFKKFRETGEI is encoded by the coding sequence ATGAAGTTTGAAAGAAAAGATTTTTTATGAGGTGGAGCAACAGCTGCAGCACAAGTTGAGGGTGCATATGATGTTGATGGGAAATCATTAACTATATCAGAAATGAGACCTTATCAATCTAAATTAGATAGAAAAAAACTTGAAGATAGTTTAAAAACTTTAACAAGAAAATCATTAGTAGACTCAATCGAAAATAAAGAAGGTTTACATTACCCTAAAAGATATGGAATAGATCATTATAATAGATACAAAGAAGATTTAAAATTATTTAAAGAAGCAAATATGAATATTTATCGTTTATCAATTGCATGATCTAGAATTTTTCCAAATGGTGATGAAAAAGAACCAAATAAAAAAGGTTTAGAGTTTTATAAAAATTTATTAACTGAATGTAAAAAAAATAATTTAAAAGTAATGGTAACAATAAATCATTTTGATTTACCATGACCAATAATTGATAAATACAAAGGTTGAATTAATAGAGATGTTATTGATATGTTTATTAAATACTGTAAAACTTTATTTAATGAATATATGGATTTAGTAGACTATTGATTACCAATAAATGAAATTAATATTGGTGTAGTTGCTCCAGAATTAGGTACTGGTATTTTAAAAGAAGATTATAAGTCTGAATCAGAATATATTCAGGCTAAATATCAAGCATTACATCATCAATTTATTGCTTGTTCAAAAATATTCGAAATTGGTAGAAAAATGAATAAAGATATTAAATTTGGTTGTATGGTTGCAAATGTAACTACTTATCCAAGTGATTGTAACCCAATTAATCAAAGAGAGAACCAAAGATTTCAACAATTATCAAGATTTTTCTTTTATGATGTAATGGCAAGAGGAGAATATCCTAGCTATATTTGAAGATACTTTAAAGAAAATAATGTTAATTTAATTATTAGTGAAGAAGAAAAAAAACTTTTAAAAAATAATACACTAGATTTTATAACATTTAGTTATTATATGACTGGAACAACTTCAAAAGAATCAGTTGAAAAATCAAACGGTAATTTAATGTCAGTTGGTAAAAATCCATTTTTAAAAGAAACAGAATGAGGATGACAAATTGACCCAGTTGGATTAAGAATTACATTAAATCAATTATGAGATCGATATCAATTACCACTATTTATTTCTGAAAATGGAATTGGTGTTGTAGAAACATTAAATAAAAATAACACAGTTGAAGATGATTATCGAATTGAATATTTGTCAAAACATATTGAACAAATTAATGAAGCTATTAAAGATGGGGTTGATGTATTTGGATATACAATGTGAACTCCAATTGATGTTGTAAGTGCAACAACTAATGAAATGTCTAAAAGATATGGATTAATATATGTTGATTATGATGATTATCACAATGGTAGTGGTAATCGATACTTAAAAAAATCATATCATTGATTTAAAAAGTTTAGAGAAACTGGAGAAATATAA
- a CDS encoding glucose PTS transporter subunit IIA, giving the protein MEIKLYAPCKCEVKLIENCSDDVFSSKVMGDGIFIKPLENNFFSPINDAKVELIFETKHAIFLSSNNLKLLMHIGIDTVKLNGEPFHYFVNQNDIVNNKSKLLSVDLDKIKSNNLSTETPILIVEDEKTKIISKELIKENAEKGDLIAIINVDIKEIKNTDNNNDTLLELKSYKSKYLIAAEDFVKDVGGLQNFSDVYNCMTRLRFNIVDKTKVDTKSISKNELVKGINWNGNELQIIIGGECYKVKDEVVKIKSGVVVKDVINKNLIKKPPISKRLLTMLSGIMAPNIPILMAVGLLAALQSLFVNLNITKEVTEDTVWSADMLSGVLFILSKVGLNLIGIVFCYTTCKYLKGNPVMAIVVGLTLTSRMFYGIMPNPNPDPTFGDWVGNGWLLFKLGNYDVLVKSYEGSVLPFIAAGVLCALSDKWIKTWMPTSIDIVFRPFLVYLFSIIPVFLVLGPALSFIEYGLSMVVKFIEDWPIGIGVAIFAFSWQILVLTGVHVAIVFTIMIPTIMANPAQPTLMLSAVYLGAFGQVGAGVGVLVITKNKQLKTVSLGALTAGMFGITEPMIYGVNLPKVRPFFCGCLGAGVAGFISGILKIEFIRPSGMGVFSVTGIDGFKEQALYVLTWFISIGSAAGFTILLYKEKNDEFKYSKHIFDKFNKKVLSVIYNKEQKQSLKKDFVEQESVILNKIKTNKSIFTEYFKYMSKLTKLEQALINLNNKEDKKSKKLYYNALKIIEKKDKLELSKVNASIKLFNEFSFEDVKKPLIEKVNQLKVEYKDAINNFEKLKKELLKESIDVMNSILKNINFDNLIIYNKGIFNAINATDISFGYVDQEYISFSKEEKNNFKMYKLNLK; this is encoded by the coding sequence ATGGAAATAAAATTATATGCACCTTGTAAGTGTGAAGTTAAACTTATTGAAAATTGTAGTGATGATGTTTTTTCTTCTAAAGTAATGGGTGATGGTATTTTTATAAAGCCTTTAGAAAATAATTTTTTTTCACCGATTAATGACGCAAAAGTTGAATTAATCTTTGAAACTAAACATGCAATATTTTTAAGTTCAAATAATTTAAAATTATTAATGCATATAGGGATCGATACAGTTAAATTAAATGGGGAACCTTTTCATTACTTTGTTAATCAAAATGATATAGTTAATAATAAATCAAAATTATTATCAGTAGATTTAGATAAAATAAAAAGTAATAATTTATCTACTGAAACACCAATATTAATTGTTGAAGATGAAAAAACTAAAATTATCTCTAAAGAATTAATAAAAGAAAATGCTGAAAAAGGTGATTTAATTGCAATTATAAATGTTGATATTAAAGAAATAAAAAATACTGATAACAATAATGATACTCTATTAGAATTAAAATCTTATAAATCTAAGTACTTAATTGCAGCGGAGGATTTTGTTAAGGATGTTGGAGGTTTACAAAATTTTAGTGATGTTTATAATTGTATGACAAGATTAAGATTTAATATCGTTGATAAAACAAAGGTTGATACTAAAAGTATTTCAAAAAATGAATTAGTAAAAGGTATTAACTGAAATGGGAATGAGTTACAAATAATTATTGGAGGAGAATGTTATAAAGTTAAAGATGAAGTTGTAAAAATTAAAAGTGGAGTCGTTGTTAAAGATGTAATTAATAAAAATTTAATTAAAAAACCTCCAATTAGTAAAAGATTACTTACGATGTTGTCTGGTATAATGGCACCCAATATTCCAATTTTAATGGCTGTTGGATTATTAGCTGCCTTACAATCTTTATTTGTAAATTTAAATATAACAAAAGAAGTTACTGAAGATACAGTTTGATCTGCTGATATGTTATCTGGTGTATTGTTTATTCTTAGTAAAGTTGGATTAAATTTAATTGGAATAGTGTTTTGCTATACAACTTGTAAATATTTAAAAGGTAATCCTGTTATGGCAATTGTTGTTGGTTTAACACTAACTTCAAGAATGTTTTATGGAATAATGCCAAACCCTAACCCTGACCCAACATTTGGTGATTGAGTTGGGAATGGTTGATTATTATTTAAATTAGGAAACTATGATGTATTGGTTAAATCATATGAAGGATCAGTATTGCCATTTATAGCAGCTGGAGTTTTATGTGCTTTATCTGATAAATGAATAAAAACTTGGATGCCAACAAGCATTGATATAGTTTTTAGACCATTCCTTGTATATTTATTTTCAATAATTCCAGTATTTTTAGTGCTAGGACCAGCACTTTCATTTATTGAATATGGTTTATCAATGGTTGTTAAATTTATTGAAGATTGACCAATCGGGATTGGAGTTGCGATATTTGCCTTCTCATGACAAATATTAGTTTTAACTGGAGTTCACGTTGCTATTGTGTTTACAATTATGATTCCAACAATTATGGCAAATCCAGCACAACCTACTTTGATGCTAAGTGCTGTTTATTTAGGGGCATTCGGACAAGTTGGAGCAGGAGTTGGAGTATTAGTAATAACTAAAAATAAACAATTAAAAACAGTTTCTTTAGGAGCACTAACCGCAGGGATGTTTGGAATTACTGAACCAATGATTTATGGAGTTAATTTACCAAAGGTTAGACCATTTTTTTGTGGATGTTTAGGAGCTGGAGTTGCTGGGTTTATTTCTGGAATATTGAAAATTGAATTTATTAGACCTTCTGGTATGGGAGTGTTTTCAGTTACAGGAATTGATGGTTTTAAAGAACAAGCGTTATATGTTTTAACTTGATTTATATCAATTGGATCAGCTGCTGGATTTACAATTTTATTGTATAAAGAAAAAAATGATGAGTTTAAATATTCCAAACATATATTCGACAAATTTAATAAAAAAGTTTTATCTGTAATTTATAATAAAGAACAAAAACAATCTTTAAAAAAAGATTTTGTTGAGCAAGAATCAGTTATTTTGAATAAAATAAAAACAAATAAAAGTATATTTACTGAATATTTTAAATATATGAGTAAACTAACAAAACTTGAACAAGCTTTAATTAATTTAAATAATAAAGAAGATAAAAAAAGTAAAAAATTATATTATAATGCTTTAAAAATTATTGAAAAAAAAGATAAATTAGAGTTATCAAAAGTGAATGCATCAATTAAACTGTTTAATGAATTTAGTTTTGAAGATGTTAAAAAACCTTTAATTGAAAAAGTTAATCAATTAAAAGTAGAATACAAAGATGCTATAAATAATTTTGAAAAACTTAAAAAAGAATTGCTAAAAGAATCAATTGACGTAATGAATAGTATTTTAAAAAATATTAATTTTGATAATTTAATAATCTATAACAAAGGTATATTTAATGCAATAAATGCAACTGATATAAGTTTTGGTTATGTTGATCAAGAATATATAAGTTTTTCAAAAGAAGAAAAAAATAACTTTAAAATGTACAAACTAAATCTAAAATAA